From the genome of Amycolatopsis sp. NBC_01488, one region includes:
- a CDS encoding glycoside hydrolase family 35 protein → MPEFAIGETDFLLDGRPFRILSGALHYFRVHPDLWADRIDKARRMGLNTIETYVPWNAHAPEPGTFDLSGGLDLDRFLRLVADAGMYAIVRPGPYICAEWDNGGLPAWLFRDPSVGVRRYEPKYLAAVREYLTRVYEVVVPHQVDRDGPVLLVQVENEYGAFGDDKRYLKALTEHTRASGITVPLTTVDQPTPEMLAAGSLDGLHRTASFGSGTEARLAILRAHQPTGPLMCSEFWNGWFDNWGAHHHTTPAADSAAELDALLAAGASVNLYMFHGGTNFGLTSGANDKGVYQPIVTSYDYDAPLDEAGDPTPKYHAFRDVIARYHKVPDSVPPPARPAPELSAILRDPVRLLDAPERWGTWEFHEELPAFDDLTSMPRLALLRCSVAGDRPGVLTFGEVRDRATVFFDGAQVGTLLREHHDRAIALPRASGELLVLVEDQGRVDYGPRIGEAKGIIGGATLHGEPLAGWEVLPLDLSALPSPLATSDVDGPVAGPVLLRGSFEIEAAADLFLDTGEWGKGLAWLNGFPLGRYWRRGPQRTLYVPRPVVRAGANDLAVLELDTMLDPAARFVPRPLLGHTEA, encoded by the coding sequence ATGCCTGAGTTCGCGATCGGGGAGACCGACTTCCTGCTCGACGGCCGGCCGTTCCGGATCCTGTCCGGTGCCCTGCACTACTTCCGCGTGCACCCGGACCTGTGGGCCGACCGGATCGACAAGGCCCGGCGGATGGGCCTCAACACCATCGAGACGTACGTCCCGTGGAACGCGCACGCGCCCGAGCCGGGCACGTTCGACCTGTCCGGCGGGCTCGACCTCGACCGGTTCCTGCGGCTCGTCGCCGACGCCGGGATGTACGCGATCGTGCGGCCCGGGCCGTACATCTGCGCCGAGTGGGACAACGGCGGCCTGCCGGCGTGGCTGTTCCGCGACCCGTCGGTCGGGGTCCGCCGGTACGAGCCGAAGTACCTCGCGGCCGTGCGCGAATACCTCACGCGCGTCTACGAAGTCGTGGTGCCGCACCAGGTCGACCGCGACGGGCCGGTGCTGCTGGTCCAGGTCGAGAACGAGTACGGCGCGTTCGGCGACGACAAGCGCTACCTGAAAGCGCTCACCGAGCACACGCGTGCGTCCGGCATCACGGTGCCACTGACCACAGTCGACCAGCCGACGCCGGAGATGCTGGCGGCGGGCAGCCTCGACGGGCTGCACCGCACCGCGTCCTTCGGTTCGGGCACCGAGGCGCGCCTGGCGATCCTGCGGGCCCACCAGCCGACCGGGCCGCTGATGTGCAGCGAGTTCTGGAACGGCTGGTTCGACAACTGGGGCGCGCACCACCACACGACGCCGGCCGCGGACTCGGCGGCCGAACTCGACGCGCTGCTCGCCGCGGGCGCGTCGGTCAACCTGTACATGTTCCACGGCGGCACCAACTTCGGGCTCACCAGCGGGGCGAACGACAAGGGCGTCTACCAGCCGATCGTCACTTCCTACGACTACGACGCGCCGCTGGACGAAGCCGGTGACCCGACGCCGAAGTACCACGCCTTCCGCGACGTGATCGCGCGCTACCACAAGGTGCCGGACTCGGTCCCGCCGCCCGCCCGGCCCGCGCCGGAACTTTCCGCGATCCTCCGTGACCCGGTCCGGCTCCTCGACGCGCCGGAACGCTGGGGCACCTGGGAGTTCCACGAGGAGCTGCCCGCGTTCGACGATCTCACGTCGATGCCGCGGCTCGCGCTGCTGCGCTGCTCCGTCGCGGGTGACCGGCCGGGGGTGCTGACGTTCGGTGAGGTCCGCGACCGCGCGACGGTGTTCTTCGACGGCGCTCAGGTGGGCACGCTGCTGCGGGAGCACCACGACCGGGCGATCGCGCTGCCGCGGGCGAGCGGCGAGCTGCTGGTGCTGGTCGAGGACCAGGGGCGCGTCGACTACGGCCCCCGGATCGGCGAGGCGAAGGGCATCATCGGCGGCGCGACGCTGCACGGCGAACCGCTGGCCGGGTGGGAGGTGCTGCCGCTCGACCTGTCCGCGCTGCCGAGTCCACTCGCGACGTCCGATGTGGACGGACCGGTGGCCGGACCCGTGCTGCTGCGCGGGTCGTTCGAGATCGAGGCGGCCGCCGACCTGTTCCTCGACACCGGGGAATGGGGCAAGGGCCTCGCGTGGCTCAACGGGTTCCCGCTCGGCCGGTACTGGCGGCGCGGGCCGCAGCGGACGCTGTACGTGCCGCGCCCGGTCGTCCGGGCGGGCGCCAACGACCTCGCCGTGCTCGAACTGGACACGATGCTCGACCCGGCGGCCCGGTTCGTGCCGCGGCCGCTGCTGGGACACACCGAGGCCTGA
- a CDS encoding RICIN domain-containing protein has protein sequence MNRLLTVLCVPLVAAGVLAAPAAAATAVTVKLDPTYRQQPFEGWGSSLAWMAEATGGYPDPVRTKLADLVFGADGLNLNIARFNIGGGNAPDVPAYLRPGGAVPGWWQAPAGTTRADKDWWTPGDPAEFDAAADPNQRWWVDKIKKRVTKWEAFSNSPPYFQTVSGYVSGGFTATDEQLRPDKIGDFTAYLAQVVRTLERAHGIKFSSVDPLNEPNTNYWKTTLGADGNPTGGRQEGAHIGPAVQSQLIPAMAAALPGTVVSAPDETNPDIFAADWNGWSSAARSAAGRLNVHTYGTGNRPIPRDIAKGASKPLWMSEVGGSWLDRQDFTSMDPGLGLAGQITDDLRLLEPSAWVSWQPIEDYDNMKPGGESAAGMNWGEIQVPFTCTTSDCPIRTNTKFDTMRNFTHYIRPGDRLIASGDTASTAAMRGENLSSVVHVNSGTADQDVTLDLSGFGCVRPGASVTPVVTDVTGALKRGKPVRVTSAHATLRVPARSVTTFLVDGVSSTAAGTGLGAGKPVTFTGVQSGKSLAAENGSLVQRTTDASAAAQRWTLTDRTGRYGSRDRFTIASEATGQVLGTAGGAVTLLPKGTTDATAHWTLSTTGDGTWTFVNAASGQLLDVTGESRADGASIGLYRPTNGPNQRWQAVAR, from the coding sequence ATGAACCGATTGCTCACCGTCCTTTGTGTACCGCTGGTCGCGGCCGGCGTGCTGGCGGCACCGGCGGCCGCGGCCACCGCGGTGACCGTGAAACTCGATCCGACGTACCGGCAGCAGCCGTTCGAAGGCTGGGGTTCGAGCCTGGCGTGGATGGCCGAGGCGACCGGCGGCTACCCCGACCCGGTCCGGACCAAGCTGGCCGACCTCGTCTTCGGCGCCGACGGGCTGAACCTGAACATCGCGCGGTTCAACATCGGCGGCGGCAACGCGCCGGACGTCCCGGCGTACCTGCGTCCGGGCGGCGCGGTGCCGGGCTGGTGGCAGGCGCCGGCCGGCACGACCCGCGCCGACAAGGACTGGTGGACACCCGGCGACCCCGCCGAGTTCGACGCCGCCGCGGACCCGAACCAGCGCTGGTGGGTGGACAAGATCAAGAAGCGCGTCACGAAGTGGGAGGCGTTCAGCAACTCGCCGCCGTACTTCCAGACCGTGTCGGGGTACGTCTCGGGCGGCTTCACCGCCACCGACGAGCAGCTGCGTCCCGACAAGATCGGCGACTTCACGGCGTACCTGGCGCAGGTCGTGCGGACGCTGGAACGCGCGCACGGCATCAAGTTCTCGTCGGTGGACCCGCTCAACGAGCCCAACACGAACTACTGGAAGACGACCCTCGGCGCCGACGGGAACCCGACCGGCGGGCGGCAGGAGGGCGCGCACATCGGGCCGGCGGTCCAGTCGCAGCTGATCCCGGCGATGGCCGCGGCGCTTCCCGGCACGGTGGTTTCCGCGCCCGACGAAACCAATCCGGACATCTTCGCCGCGGACTGGAACGGCTGGTCTTCGGCCGCTCGCTCGGCGGCCGGCCGGCTGAACGTCCACACCTACGGCACCGGCAACCGGCCGATCCCGCGCGACATCGCGAAGGGCGCGTCGAAGCCGTTGTGGATGAGCGAGGTCGGTGGCAGCTGGCTCGACCGGCAGGACTTCACCAGCATGGACCCGGGGCTCGGCCTGGCCGGGCAGATCACCGACGACCTGCGGCTGCTCGAACCGAGCGCGTGGGTGAGCTGGCAGCCGATCGAGGACTACGACAACATGAAGCCCGGCGGGGAGAGCGCGGCCGGGATGAACTGGGGCGAGATCCAGGTTCCGTTCACCTGCACGACTTCCGACTGTCCGATCCGGACCAACACGAAGTTCGACACGATGCGGAACTTCACCCACTACATCCGGCCGGGTGACCGGCTGATCGCGTCCGGCGACACCGCGTCGACGGCCGCGATGCGCGGGGAGAACCTGTCGTCCGTGGTCCACGTCAACTCCGGGACGGCCGACCAGGACGTGACGCTGGACCTGTCCGGGTTCGGGTGCGTCCGGCCGGGCGCCTCGGTGACGCCGGTCGTCACGGACGTCACGGGTGCCTTGAAGCGCGGCAAGCCGGTCCGGGTGACCTCGGCCCACGCGACGCTGCGGGTCCCGGCGCGGTCGGTGACGACATTCCTGGTCGACGGCGTCTCGTCGACGGCCGCGGGCACCGGGCTGGGCGCGGGCAAGCCGGTGACGTTCACCGGCGTGCAGAGCGGCAAGTCGCTCGCGGCGGAGAACGGCTCCCTGGTCCAGCGCACGACGGACGCGTCGGCGGCCGCGCAGCGCTGGACGCTGACCGACCGCACGGGCCGCTACGGCAGCCGCGACCGGTTCACCATCGCTTCGGAGGCGACGGGCCAGGTGCTCGGTACCGCGGGTGGCGCGGTCACGCTGCTGCCGAAGGGAACGACGGACGCGACGGCGCATTGGACGCTGTCGACCACGGGCGACGGGACGTGGACGTTCGTCAACGCGGCGAGCGGGCAGCTGCTGGACGTCACCGGCGAGTCCCGCGCCGACGGGGCGAGCATCGGGCTGTACCGGCCGACGAACGGGCCGAACCAGCGCTGGCAGGCGGTGGCGCGGTAG
- a CDS encoding alpha-N-arabinofuranosidase, translating to MSVRIEGDVGNPAEVIGRVPRRLFGSFVEHLGRSVYTGIFEPGHSTSDGRGFRGDVLELVRELGPTVVRYPGGNFVSAYRWEDGVGPDRPVRLDPAWHSVESNRFGLHEFAAWAEAAGAEVMYAVNLGTRGIQEAADVLEYCNHASGTDLSERRRANGADRPFGFKVWCLGNEMDGPWQVGHKTADEYGRLAAETARVLRMIDPDVELVVAGSSNAEMPTFGEWERTVLRHTAGLVDHISLHAYYQELHGDTDSYLASGAALDRYIRAVAGIIDEQGLGGRVGISVDEWNVWDQRRWNETDQARLAEEGWREHPRIIEDTYTVTDAVVVGSLLGSLLRNVDRVTMANQAQLVNVIAPIRTEPGGPAWRQPTFHPFRQVAALASGVSLRLNVEGERLRTAQHGEVDLVDVAATAGDSGRGAVFLTNRSTASPTEVRLRLRGARYGVYAAETLAAPDGETRHAVNTADSQPVRPVPLPGTAVTSDPGGTTITVTLPPLSWTVLQLCPEAGGHA from the coding sequence ATGAGCGTCCGGATCGAAGGTGACGTGGGCAACCCGGCCGAGGTCATCGGCCGGGTCCCGCGCCGCCTGTTCGGCTCGTTCGTCGAGCACCTGGGACGTTCGGTGTACACCGGCATCTTCGAGCCCGGACACTCCACTTCGGACGGACGCGGCTTCCGCGGCGACGTCCTCGAGCTGGTCCGGGAGCTGGGCCCGACCGTGGTCCGCTACCCGGGCGGCAACTTCGTCTCCGCGTACCGCTGGGAGGACGGCGTCGGACCGGATCGGCCGGTCCGGCTCGACCCCGCCTGGCACAGCGTGGAGTCCAACCGCTTCGGCCTGCACGAATTCGCCGCGTGGGCCGAAGCCGCGGGTGCCGAGGTGATGTACGCCGTCAACCTCGGCACCCGCGGCATCCAGGAAGCCGCCGACGTCTTGGAGTACTGCAACCACGCGAGTGGCACGGACCTGAGCGAGCGGCGGCGCGCGAACGGCGCCGACCGCCCGTTCGGCTTCAAGGTGTGGTGCCTCGGCAACGAGATGGACGGGCCGTGGCAGGTCGGCCACAAGACGGCCGACGAGTACGGCCGCCTGGCCGCGGAGACCGCCCGCGTGCTGCGGATGATCGACCCGGACGTCGAGCTGGTCGTGGCGGGCAGCTCCAACGCCGAGATGCCGACGTTCGGCGAGTGGGAACGCACCGTGCTGCGCCACACCGCGGGCCTGGTCGACCACATCTCGCTGCACGCCTACTACCAGGAGCTGCACGGCGACACCGACAGCTACCTCGCCAGCGGTGCCGCGCTCGACCGCTACATCCGCGCGGTGGCCGGGATCATCGACGAGCAGGGGCTCGGCGGCCGCGTCGGGATCAGCGTCGACGAGTGGAACGTCTGGGACCAGCGCCGCTGGAACGAGACCGACCAGGCGCGGCTCGCCGAAGAGGGCTGGCGCGAACATCCGCGGATCATCGAAGACACCTACACCGTCACCGACGCGGTCGTCGTCGGCTCGCTGCTCGGTTCCCTGCTGCGCAACGTCGACCGCGTCACGATGGCGAACCAGGCGCAGCTGGTGAACGTCATCGCGCCGATCCGCACCGAGCCCGGCGGCCCGGCGTGGCGGCAGCCGACGTTCCACCCGTTCCGGCAGGTCGCCGCGCTGGCGAGCGGGGTGAGCCTGCGCCTGAACGTCGAGGGCGAGCGCCTCCGCACCGCGCAGCACGGCGAAGTCGACCTCGTCGACGTCGCCGCGACGGCCGGGGATTCGGGGCGCGGCGCGGTGTTCCTCACCAACCGCTCGACGGCGTCGCCGACCGAGGTCCGGCTGCGCCTGCGCGGCGCGCGGTACGGCGTGTACGCCGCCGAAACCCTGGCCGCACCCGACGGCGAGACGCGCCACGCCGTCAACACCGCCGACTCACAACCGGTCCGGCCGGTGCCGCTGCCCGGCACCGCCGTGACGTCCGACCCCGGGGGGACGACCATCACCGTGACACTGCCACCCTTGTCCTGGACCGTGCTCCAGCTGTGCCCGGAGGCGGGCGGCCATGCCTGA